A genomic stretch from Elusimicrobiota bacterium includes:
- a CDS encoding DUF72 domain-containing protein: protein MRVGCCGFPVARASYYRRFDAVELVSPFYDLPRIETARAWRAEAPEGFDFSLKAPLLITHPASNPSYERRRGKLPGRPGRFGHFQDSDEVRAAFAATQELVEVLGARFLLFQTPPSFHPGAESLRALCRFFKGAPRGRASFVWEPHGGWEPSVVERVCADLDLLRVCDPLRDEPPRRGSALYCRVHGALDAATHARAHEFGDPDLALLRERCPARTWLFFGNRASFRDAGRFKKLMGIL, encoded by the coding sequence GTGCGCGTCGGCTGCTGCGGCTTCCCCGTCGCCCGCGCCTCGTACTACCGGCGCTTCGACGCCGTCGAGCTCGTCTCCCCGTTCTACGACCTGCCCCGCATCGAGACCGCGCGGGCCTGGCGGGCCGAGGCTCCCGAAGGCTTCGACTTCTCGCTGAAGGCCCCCCTGCTCATCACCCACCCGGCCTCGAACCCGTCCTATGAGCGCCGCCGCGGCAAGCTTCCCGGCCGTCCCGGGCGCTTCGGCCATTTCCAGGACAGCGACGAGGTCCGCGCCGCCTTCGCGGCGACCCAGGAACTCGTCGAGGTCCTCGGCGCGCGCTTCCTGCTCTTCCAGACCCCGCCGAGCTTCCACCCCGGCGCCGAGAGCTTGCGCGCCCTCTGCCGCTTCTTCAAGGGGGCCCCGCGCGGACGGGCGTCGTTCGTCTGGGAGCCCCACGGGGGGTGGGAGCCCTCCGTCGTCGAGCGCGTCTGTGCGGACCTCGACCTCCTGCGCGTCTGCGACCCCCTGCGCGATGAGCCGCCGCGGCGCGGTTCGGCCCTCTACTGCCGCGTCCACGGGGCCCTCGACGCCGCGACGCACGCGCGGGCGCACGAGTTCGGCGACCCGGACCTTGCGCTCCTGCGCGAGCGCTGTCCGGCCCGGACCTGGCTCTTCTTCGGCAACCGCGCCTCCTTCCGCGACGCCGGCCGCTTCAAGAAGCTCATGGGCATCCTCTGA